A genome region from Triticum aestivum cultivar Chinese Spring chromosome 2B, IWGSC CS RefSeq v2.1, whole genome shotgun sequence includes the following:
- the LOC123043845 gene encoding protein EARLY RESPONSIVE TO DEHYDRATION 15, giving the protein MSTMAMSALNPDAPMFIPAAFKKVEDYSPEWWELVKTTAWFRDHWFRQHQLYEDLADDVDDVAALLPDDSVDLLDADDLFYSPPSPQPQPDFYHYKPAGFGGDMDAVLKTLSLNSPRGGGPAPAWAPMRHAEKPAQHVSPRAGGGARRAIHQPR; this is encoded by the exons ATGAGCACCATGGCGATGTCGGCGCTGAACCCGGACGCGCCCATGTTCATCCCGGCGGCGTTCAAGAAGGTGGAGGACTACTCGCCCGAGTGGTGGGAGCTGGTCAAAACCACCGCCTGGTTCCGCGACCACTGGTTCCGCCAGCACCAGCTCTACGAGGACCTCGCCGACGACGTCGacgacgtcgccgccctcctccccgacgactccgtcgacctcctcgacgccgacgACCTCTTCTACTCCCCGCCGTCGCCCCAGCCCCAGCCCGACTTCTACCACTACAAACCAGCAG GGTtcggcggcgacatggacgcgGTGCTGAAGACGCTGAGCCTGAACTCGCCGAGGGGCGGTGGCCCGGCACCAGCCTGGGCGCCGATGAGGCACGCCGAGAAGCCGGCGCAGCACGTCAGCCCcagggccggcggcggcgcccgcCGCGCCATCCACCAGCCTCGCTAG